One window of Vitis riparia cultivar Riparia Gloire de Montpellier isolate 1030 chromosome 5, EGFV_Vit.rip_1.0, whole genome shotgun sequence genomic DNA carries:
- the LOC117913961 gene encoding uncharacterized protein LOC117913961, with amino-acid sequence MEGLIPVVYKAIKRSKTRRQYECLSSGAAQSYNIPDFYVSSQNYVNTESPSEKIAGFHAERNDHRRHKSVGDYSNQFFSVEDRVKGAGSPPLPPKKLVRFRSHRMFSCVTGA; translated from the coding sequence ATGGAGGGTCTCATCCCTGTGGTTTACAAGGCAATCAAGAGAAGCAAGACTCGCCGGCAATATGAATGTCTCTCCTCTGGCGCTGCTCAAAGCTACAATATTCCAGATTTCTATGTCAGCAGTCAGAATTATGTAAATACAGAATCCCCATCTGAGAAGATTGCAGGCTTCCATGCAGAGAGGAATGATCATCGGCGGCATAAGTCAGTTGGAGATTATTCCAACCAGTTCTTCTCAGTGGAGGATAGGGTAAAGGGTGCTGGTAGTCCTCCTCTTCCCCCCAAGAAACTTGTGAGGTTTAGGAGCCACAGAATGTTCTCTTGTGTAACTGGTGCCTAG
- the LOC117915444 gene encoding uncharacterized protein LOC117915444, whose product MHRNCLLLCLLVLAVIHTCVVNSLKSDGLCSQCSKCESSTCPASESYPHMTAYDDTLIAGALQSDYVDSDDRGVYSVPDIKGGESNKYNSYFGWKSTSGSASGHHRFSNYMDKCSGGRSYLTADKDGKVSLRSLSSLKSLAEADWKSINPPKELNHREFRFWVNLGTGKCLTVFSGKTKKRTVGVAKCKFDGSNPYQLFAFRFHYHKAFCCCGVHNE is encoded by the exons ATGCATAGGAACTGTCTGCTGCTGTGCCTGCTTGTGCTAGCGGTAATTCACACCTGTGTTGTAAATTCCCTGAAGAGTGATGGGCTTTGCAGCCAGTGCTCCAAATGTGAATCAAGCACATGCCCTGCAAGCGAATCCTATCCCCACATGACGGCATATGATGACACTCTTATTGCTGGTGCTTTACAATCTGACTATGTGGATTCAGATGACAGAGGGGTTTACTCAGTTCCGGACATTAAAGGTGGTGAATCTAATAAATACAATTCTTATTTTGGATGGAAATCGACTTCTGGTTCTGCTTCTGGCCATCATAG GTTCAGCAACTACATGGACAAGTGCTCAGGTGGGCGGAGCTACCTCACTGCTGACAAGGATGGCAAGGTGAGCCTTCGCTCATTGAGCTCACTGAAAAGCTTAGCTGAAGCAGACTGGAAATCCATCAACCCACCTAAGGAATTAAACCATCGTGAATTCCGATTCTGGGTCAATCTTGGTACTGGAAAATGTCTTACAGTCTTTAGTGGGAAGACAAAAAAACGAACTGTGGGTGTAGCAAAGTGCAAATTTGATGGCTCCAATCCTTACCAGCTCTTTGCCTTTCGCTTCCACTACCACAAAGCATTCTGCTGTTGTGGCGTTCACAACGAGTGA
- the LOC117915121 gene encoding uncharacterized protein LOC117915121, protein MAIMAQINVFPRALLWGFKTHRFVKPTPFSPFPIRSLDNRIPSSPCRVAMEKDEGRGRRLSIKDSQRRPPWLHKLRENCFRRVKEERNDLLWKMRLSADQSSTQKEFVESTVREIFSDELQRFRTSALSGCSEIPTSTAKVDEDMLWEYDGLHTASHFECEEVMLELQRMFYEDIRMNQTHRDGCNGTTEEEDEDYLDPAIFENLRLEDDKGCKEIWCPICKKGKLRQNNHLIYCTLCELGLERGDQVNLDCLQVRLGEAYSEHLDRGCRFTPQFHVYTQFGLTALYIQCEACKIFELIL, encoded by the exons ATGGCAATTATGGCACAAATAAATGTTTTCCCGCGGGCTCTGCTTTGGGGCTTCAAAACGCATCGTTTTGTGAAACCCACCCCCTTTTCCCCGTTTCCAATTCGTAGCTTGGACAATCGGATCCCTTCTTCTCCCTGCCGCGTAGCTATGGAGAAAGACGAAGGTCGTGGAAGAAGGCTTTCCATCAAAGACTCTCAACGTCGTCCCCCTTGGCTCCACAag CTCAGAGAGAACTGCTTCAGAAGAGTGAAAGAAGAGCGAAATGACTTGCTTTGGAAGATGAGGTTATCTGCGGATCAGTCTTCAACTCAAAAG GAGTTCGTGGAATCCACTGTTCGGGAAATCTTTTCTGATGAACTGCAAAGATTTAGGACCTCAGCTTTAAGTGGTTGTTCTGAAATTCCAACTTCCACTGCCAAAGTTGACGAGGACATGTTATGGGAATATGATGGTCTTCATACTGCTTCTCACTTTGAATGTGAGGAGGTTATGCTGGAACTACAAAGGATGTTCTATGAAGATATCAGGATGAATCAAACACACAGAG ATGGCTGTAATGGAACtacagaagaagaagatgaggatTACCTAGATCCTGCGATTTTTGAGAATTTGCGGCTCGAAGATGACAAG GGCTGCAAGGAGATATGGTGTCCCATCTGCAAGAAAGGGAAGCTACGGCAGAACAATCATCTCATCTATTGCACTCTTTGTGAGCTTGGACTTGAAAGAGGTGACCAG GTTAATTTGGACTGTTTGCAAGTTCGTCTAGGTGAGGCCTACTCAGAGCATCTTGATAGAGGCTGTAGGTTTACACCCCAGTTCCATGTATATACCCAATTCGGCCTAACTGCATTGTACATCCAATGTGAGGCTTGCAAGATATTTGAACTCATTCTATGA
- the LOC117915119 gene encoding thioredoxin-like fold domain-containing protein MRL7L, chloroplastic: MALQNTITGFQHMLSAAVTPRQTNPRLESFCLSFSSQAFPNSPFLSVNRGRRRSGLRASTTPHKLKSNDGDQDSSDSDSEGENDDAPIMSDEERREWRSKIRQVIDGNPDVEEEMDPVLKRRMMQKLLADYPLVVEEEDPNWPEDADGRGFNLDQFFDKITIKNVKKDKGDDDNYDSEDEIVWQDDNYIRPIKDIKTAEWEETVLKDISPLIVLVHNRYKRPKENQKIREELEKAVHIIWNCRLPSPRCVAIDAVVEVDLVSALQVSVFPEVIFTKAGKILHREKVIQTADELSKIMAFFYYGAAKPPCLNGAGDSQEAIPLVPIKS; encoded by the exons ATGGCACTACAAAATACAATAACAGGGTTTCAGCATATGCTCTCTGCTGCTGTTACTCCTCGACAAACCAACCCAAGATTGGAGTCCTTTTGCCTCTCCTTCTCCTCACAAGCCTTCCCCAATTCGCCTTTCCTG AGCGTCaacagaggaagaagaagaagtgggTTGAGAGCCTCTACAACCCCACATAAACTGAAATCCAATGATGGAGACCAAGACTCCAGTGATAGTGATAGTGAGGGTGAGAATGATGATGCTCCTATTATGAGCGATGAAGAGAGACGGGAATGGAGAAGCAAGATTAGACAAGTGATTGATGGAAACCCTGATGTCGAGGAGGAGATGGACCCAGTTCTCAAAAGGAGGATGATGCAAAAGCTTTTGGCTGATTACCCTCTTGTTGTGGAGGAGGAGGACCCCAATTGGCCTGAAGATGCTGATGGGCGGGGGTTCAACTTGGATCAATTCTTTGACAAGATTACCATCAAGAATGTCAAGAAGGATAAGGGTGATGATGATAATTACGATAGCGAGGATGAAATTGTGTGGCAGGATGATAATTATATTCGTCCCATCAAGGACATCAAGACTGCAGAGTGGGAAGAGACTGTACTTAAGGATATCAGTCCTTTAATTGTTCTCGTGCATAATCGCTACAAAAG ACCGAAGGAAAATCAGAAAATTCGGGAGGAACTGGAGAAAGCTGTGCACATCATATGGAACTGCAGGCTACCTTCACCAAGA TGCGTTGCCATAGATGCTGTTGTTGAGGTTGATTTGGTCTCTGCTCTCCAAGTGTCTGTTTTCCCAGAGGTCATCTTCACCAAAGCAGGAAAGATCTTACACCGAGAGAAAG TCATTCAAACGGCAGATGAGTTGTCAAAGATAATGGCGTTCTTTTACTATGGAGCAGCCAAGCCACCTTGTCTGAATGGCGCTGGAGATAGCCAAGAAGCCATCCCATTAGTCCCAATCAAGAGTTAA